The Amycolatopsis sp. DG1A-15b genome contains the following window.
TTGACCGGCCAGCCACCGCTCACCTACCTCACCGGCTGGCGGATGACCTTGGGGGCGGACCTGCTGCGGGACACCGAGGCAACCGTCGCCACGGTAGCTCGCACGGTCGGCTACGAGGACGCCTTCGCCTTCAGCGTCGCCTTCAAACGCGCCCGCGGCGTCAGCCCCTCGGCCTGGCGCCGCAAGTGCGCAGACACCCCCGCAACGACCGGCGGCTGAACGGCCGGCCGTGCTACGGTGATCTCCGGCGTGGCTCACGCCGGACCTCTCTCGACTGCCCCCAGCGCAGTCTCGAACGGAGGCAAAGGGACCTTTCGTCTCGGGCCGGTGTCCTTGTCCGTCCGTCTCGGGCGTGATGTTCGCTGGGGGAACCTCCGTCCGAGGTGCGGAAGGACTTCGATGACAGCGAACAAGAACTTCAAACGCAGGGTTCGTACCCGCGCGGCCAAAACCGGGCAGTCGTACACGACTGCTCTCCGGCACTTCCGGCGAACTCCGGCAGGCGAGGTCGTGGCCGAGACGAAGCAGTTGCGATTGGCCGTGGCACAGACCGTTCTGCGCGAAGATCCCCGCGACAGCGCGGGGCTGCGGGACAGTGGGCGCGACGTACGCCGGCTGATGCGCGAGGCGCACGAGGCGGGTGCGGCACTCGTGCACTTTCCCGAAGGCGTGACCTGTTCTCCCCACAAGCGGATCATGTCCGTCGACGGCCCGGACAAGGTCGGGCCGGCGGACTGGAACCGGTTCGAGTGGAATGTGCTGCGGCAGGAGCTGGCCGCGATTGCGGAATCGGCCGGGGAACTCAGGCTGTGGACCGTTCTGGGCTCGGTGCATCGCCTGACGCCGCCGCACCGCCCGCACAACAGCTTGTACGTGATCTCCGACCGGGGCGAGGTGGTCACGCGCTACGACGAGCGCATGTTGTCGAACACCAAGGTCACCCACATGTACACGCCGGGAGCGGCTCCGGTGACCTTCGACGTCGACGGGGTGCGGTTCGGCCTCCTGCTCGGCATGGAGGTCCACTTCCCCGAGTTGTTCATCGAGTACGAACGGCTCGACGTCGACTGTGTCCTGTTCTCGACAGCCGGGCCGGGCCGGCAAACCGACGACGGCACCTTCGCCACCCAGGCGCAGGCGCACGCAGCCACCAACAGCTACTGGGTCAGCTACGCCGGACCGGCGCAGGACGCGCTCTCCGGCGTACCGTCCGGCGTGATCGATCCCGCAGGGCGATGGGTCGCCCGCTGCCTCGAGGACGCGCAGCCGTCGTTGACGATCGTCGATCTCGCCGGCGGCCCCCGGAATTTCGCACGGCTGTGGCGGCGCACAGCACGCTCAGGCGTCTACGACCCGCACTTCGTCCAGGACGACCGCAGGAGCGACGACCGTCGCGTGTTCTAGTAGCTGCGCGAGCACGTAGTCGCGGAAGGAGACGTCGATCGGCGGGAGCTCGTGCGCCGGGTTCTCGCAGAGCAGCTGCCATTCGCTGAACAGCACCGTGACGCTGGCCAGGTCGACCATCAGCAGGTCGAGGCTGATATGCAGGCTCCGCCTCGGCGAGGCGGCTGATGCGCACGTCGAACAGCGGCCACTGCGCCGCGTTGTACACGCGGTGCGACATGGCCGACCGGATCTCTTCGAGCTTGCCCTCGACCTCGGCCGCCGGCGCGTCCCGCAGGTCGACGACGTCGATGGCGAACCGGGGCACTTCGGGCAGCACGCGCTGGCTGCCGTCGGTGCCGACGACCGCCCGCAGCATGGGATGGCGGTCGATGAGCCGGTTCCACGCCGTGGTCAGCGTGCCCGGGTCGAGCCGGCGGCCCTCGAGCTCGAAGCAGGCGTGTGGCGCGACGTTGCCCAGCACGAAGTTCGGTCCGCGGCCGACCCAGTACGCGTACTGGATTTCGGTCAGCGGAAAGGGACTGTCGCCATTACCTTCGACGGGTTCGCTCGGGTGTTGCGCGGCGATCCGGATCGCGTTCCTCTCCGTCTCCGGCACAGGGTCACCGCGAGTCAGCAGGGGGTGTCCAACCTATGAGACGCACCTCCGGGGTTGCTATCGGCGCTGAGCACCTCCGAAGATGACAACCCCCCTGCCACCACGGTGTTCTTGAGCCATGCGCGCATCGCAAAGAGCCCGGTACCTGATCTTCGATCGGCTCGACGAGCGGACCCTGCGGTGCCGCCCCGGGGTGAAGTGGGGCGCTTCCGCGCCGGACGTGCTCCCGGCGTCGATCGCGGACATGGACTTCCCGGTCGCGGAGCCGATTTTGGCTTCGGTGCGCGATTATCTCGCCCAGGGTGACCTCGGCTATCCCCATTGGACGGACAACGCGAGCCCGTTGCGCGCGGCCTTCGCGCAGCGGATGTCGGCCCGCTACGGCTGGTTCCCCGCCCCGGAGCACGTCCGCGAGTTCACCGACGTGACCCACGCCGTGCGCACGGCACTGGAGCTGAGCACCCAGCCCGGTGACGGCGTCGCGATCCACACGCCGGCGTTCGGGCCGTTCCCGGAGATGATCCGGCAGCTGGGCCTGCGCATGGTGCCGATCCCGTTGTTCGGCACCCCGGACGGCTGGGTGTTCGACGCCGACGACTTCGCCAGCCGTGCGGCACGCGAAGGGTGCCGGGTGCTGATCCTGGTCAACCCGCACAACCCGACCGGTCGGGTGTTCACCCGGGCCGAGCTGGCCGCGCTCGGCGAGGTCGCCGAGCGCCACGACCTCACGGTGATTTCGGACGACCTGCACGCCGACCTCACCTACGCGCCCCACCGGCACCTGCCGTTCGCGTCGCTCGATCCGGCGCTCGAAGCCCGGACGGTGACGATGTACAGCGCGAGCAAGGCGTACAACCTCGCCGGCATGCGCTGCGCGGTCGGGCACGTGGGACCGTCGACCCTGCGGGAAAAGCTCGCCGCGATGCCGGCCGGGCCGAACGTCAACGTGCTCGGCATGCGCGCGAGCCTCGCCGCCTGGACCGAGGCCTCCGACTGGCTGGACACGGTGGTCGGTTACCTCGACGACAACCGGCGGCTGATCGGGAGCCTGCTCGCCGAGCGGCTGCCGGAAGTCCGTTACCACCCGCCGGAAGCGACTTACCTGGCCTGGCTGGACTGCCGGGCGCTCGGCTGCGGTGACGATCCGGCCGGGTACTTCCTCGAGCGGGCGCGGGTCGAACTGGCCGCCGGCACCAAGTACAACCCCGGCGGTGACGGCTTCGTGCGCCTCAACTTCGGCACCACCACCCCGGTGCTGCGCGCGATCCTCGACCGGATGACCGATTCGGTCGCGGTACCGCGACGACTGGCGAGCTGAAGGGAACCCGGCATGACAGACCGACCGCTCGGCCAGTACTGCGGCCTGGCGCGGGCATTCGAGATCATCGGTTCGCGGTGGTCGGTGCTCGTCGTCCGGGACCTGATCCTGGGACCGAAGCTGTTCGCCGAACTGCACGAGACGCTGCCGCGGGTGTCCGCGGAGATCCTGGCGCGCCGGCTGGCCGACCTCGTCGAGGCCGGGGTGGTCCGGCTCGGCGCGGCCGGCGCCTACGAGCTGACCGGGTACGGCCGAGCGCTGGAACCGATCCTGCTGGAGCTCGGCCTCTGGGGCGCGCGCTCGCTCGGCGACCCGAGCCCCGGTGACCTCTACTCGATCGACATCGCCATCCTCGCGTTGCGCTCGACGTTCCGCCCGGACCGCGCCCGCGGGATCCGGGCGGGCTTCGAGGTGCGCTTCGGCGAGCTGGTCGTCGGCGCCCGCGTCGACGACGGGGTGCTCACGGTCGAGGAGGGCCCGCTGCCGGGTGCCGATCTCGTCATCGAGTCACCACTGCTCAAGCACCTGATGTCCGGGGAACTGAGCCCGACCGACGCGTTGTGGCTCGGCCTGGTCGAGGCGAAGGGTGATCCGAGCATGATCACGACGTTCGTCCGGCTGTTTTCCATTCCCGCGGCTCCCGAAAGGATCGTCTCGTGATCGAGGACTGGAGCGGCATCGAGGAGCCGCGGGTCGTCGCGGAGCGGATGCTGCACGGGTTCGCCGACCTTCCGGTGCTCGACTGCGGCCCGATCGCCGGTGGCCGCGGCCGGCTGCGCGCGATCTACGGCATGACCACGACCGAGTCGAGCTTCAAGTCGATCCTCGGGTTCGGGATCCTGCTGCTGGCCTACGAAGCCGGGTTGCTGAAGCCCGGCCAGACGGTGATCGAGTCGACGTCGGGCTCGCTCGGCGTGAGCCTCGCGCTGGCCGGCAAGATTCTCGGCCACCCGATCGAGCTGGTCACCGACCCGAACATCCCGGCGGTCACCCGGCGCAAGATCGAGCTGCTCGGCGCCGAGCTGCACATCGTCAGCGGCCCGCACCCGACCGGCGGCACCCAGCAGTCCCGCGTGGAGCTGCTGGAGGCGCTGCTGGCCGAGCGCCCGGACATGCATTGGACGGACCAGAACAACTCCGACCTCAACCCGGCGGTGTACCGCCGCTGGCTGGTGCCGAGCGTCGAGCCGAAGCTGGACCTCGACTGGATCGACGCGGCGATCTTCGTGGTCGGCACCGGCGGTCACTTCGCCGGTCTCGCGGAAATGCTGCGTGCCAAGGGAATCCCGTGTTACGTGGCGGACCGCGTCGGCTCGGCGACGTTCGGACTGGAGCCCGGCCCGAGCGTCCTGCGCGGCATCGGCAACACGAACTGCGTCCCGAAGGTGATCGGCTCCAACCTGCACCTGGTGGAGGACGTGTACTACTCGACGGACGAGGAAGCGGCGGAAGGCGTGCGCGAGCTGGCCGGCCGCGGCATCTCCGCGGGCGGCACGTCAGGGATCGCCCTGCAGGGAGCGCGGAAGCTGGTGGAGGCAACGGGGGCGCGCAACATCCTGACGTTCTTCCCGGACCGCGGCGATCTGTACGGCGACCAGTTCCTCGGCTCGTCCCCGGTGGCCCGGCGGGAAAAGGCCGCCGCCTAGACCCGTTCGGTGGCGGCCCGAATTCGCCGACGCCGACGGAGAGCCGTCAGGAACGGTGGGCGGAAAGCAGGGCGAGTGCGGCCTGGCGTGCGTGTTCGCCCGCGAGGGCGCGGTCGTGGTGGTCGGCCACGATGGTGGCGCCCTCGACCAGGATGAGCAGCTGGCGCCCGAGAAGCTGCGGGTCGGTGACTTCGGCCCGGCCGGCGATCTCGGTGAGGAGTTCGAGGTAGCGGCCGAGGTGGCGGGCGGTGATGGTCCGGACCGCCTCGGTGTGGTGCTGGGTGGCCGCGTTGAGCAGCGCGCAGCCACGGAAAGCCGGCTCGTCGTACCACCCCTGAAGAGCGTCGAACAGGGCGGTGATCTGGTCGGCGGGATCATCGCCCGCGGCCGTGACGGCATCGGTCAGCCAGCGGATGACCCGGTCGCTACGCGCTTCGAGGACCGCCTGGACCAGCCCGTCCTTGGTGCCGAAGTGCCGGTAGAGCGTCTCCTTGGACACGCCGAGGCGTGCGCAGAGCCCGGCGACGCCGATGCCGTCGAGCCCGCGTTCGTACAGCACCTCGGTGGCCGCGTGCAGGATCGCGGTGCGCGTCCGCTCCGGGTCGATCGTCGAGCCTTTGGTGACCGGCATGCCCACGATGGTACCGATCGGTTCGATCAATGTGCTAGCGTCCAGATCGTACCGATCGGTTCGATCTATCGGAGGGCGATGACCGTGACTTGGCCGGCTGCACGGCTGGCGCTCGGCACCGCGTCCGCGCTGGGACTCGCGCGGTTCGCCTACGGGCTGCTCGTCCCGGCCATGCGGGACGACCTGCGGTGGACGTTGGCCGAGGCCGGGGCGGTCAGCACCGCGAACGGGCTGGGTTACCTGGTCGGCGCCGTGGCGACGGCCGCCCTGGTTCGCCGGTGGGGCACCGCCGCGGCCTTCCGCTGGGGCATGGTCGTCACCGCGCTGGCACTGGCCGGCACGGCGGCCAGTGACGTCTTCGCGGTGCTGCTGGCCATCCGCGCGGTGGCCGGCGCGAGCGGCGCGGTGGTCTTCGTCGCGGGTGGGGTGATCGCGGCGCGAGCCGCCGGGCGCGCCGGATCCAGCGCGCCCATCACGGTCTACTTCGCCGGCACGGGACTGGGGATCGTCCTCAGTGGCGCGACCATTCCAGGCCTGGCGGATCGCTGGCAGGTGGCGTGGCTCGGCTTGGGTGCCGTCGCGGGATTGGCGGCCCTGGCCTGCTGGACCGCGGCGGAAACCGGTGAGGACCGGCCGGCGGATGCGCGGGGCGTGGCGCGGTTGCGTCCACTGTGGCGGATCGCCGTGGCGTACTTCCTGTTCGCGGCCGGCTACATCACCTACATCACCTTCCTGTCCGTGTACCTGGCCGACCGGCACGCACCGGTCGTGCAGGTGGTGCTCACGTGGACGGTGCTGGGTGCCGCGGTCATGGCGGCCCCGGCCCTGTGGAGCCGCCCGATCACCCGGTGGCCCGGCACGCGCGCCCTGGCTCTCGTGCTCGGTGCACTGGCCGGCGGCGCGGCGCTGGCGCTGCTGTCCGGCTCACCCGCGGCGGTGATCGCCTCCGCAATCGTCTACGGGGCAACGTTCATGGCTGTTCCCGCCGCTGTCACCGCGCACATCCGGACCGCCGTTCCCGCCGCCGGCTGGACCGCCACCCTCGCCGCGTTCACCACGCTGTTCGCCACGGGACAGACCATCGGCCCGTGGCTGGGCGGACTCCTCGCCGATCACGCCTCGACCGCCGCTCCCCTGGCCTGGACCGCGGCCCTGTGCGCCGCGGCGGCGGTGCTGGCGGCAGTCCCGGCCAAGCCCCGCATCACGAGCCGCGAGCCCTCGGATCTCGACGCCGAGATCCGGTGAACCCACCCACAACCACACGGAGCACGATCATGGCCACCTTCGTCCTCGTTCCCGGCATGTGCCACGGCGGCTGGTGTTTCGCCGACCTGACCGGGCAACTCCGCGGACACGGGCACGCCGTCCACCCGCTGACGCTGACCGGGATCGGCGAACGCAGCCACCTCTTGCGCGGCGGGGTCAACCTCGACACCCACATCGAGGACGTGACCGCGTTGCTGGCCGCCGAGAGCATCCACGACGCCGTGCTGGTCGGCCACAGCTACGGCGGGATGGTGATCACCGGGGCCGCCGACCGCGTGCCCGAGCGAGTGGACAGCCTCGTCTACCTCGACGCCGTCGTTCCGGCCCACGGCGACTCCTGCTGGGCCCTGGTTTCCGACCAGGAACGCCGGTGGTACCTCGACGTCGAAGACAGCGGGTACGCCACCCGTCCCCTGCCGTTCTTCGACCCGCGGGCCACCCCGCACCCACTGGCCTCGCTGCTGCAGCCGCTCCGCCTCTCCGGCGACCTGAGCCGGTTCCGGCGCCGGGACTACCTCTACGCCGCCGGCTGGGACGGCGAATCGCCCTTCACCCCCGTCTACCAGCGCCTGCGCGAGGACCCCGCCTGGACGACACACGCCCTCGACGGCGGACACAACCTCATGCGGGACGCGCCCGGCGAGCTGCTGAAAATCCTGCTCGACATCGCCCGAACGTCGTCCGAGGACAGGGTCTGACCATTCCGGGAACCAGCCGGGGGCGGGCGCCCCGAGCTTCCCGGCCGGGGGCGCCGGCACCCGGCGGCCGGACGGCAGGCCCGGTTCGGCCGGTGGCGCACGTGGTTCAGCCCCGTACCGGAGCCAGCCCGCCGATCAGCAACTCGAGCTGGTACTCGAAGTCCTGCACGCAGTCACCGGACTCGAGCGCGGGCAGGACCCGCTGCAGACTCGGCAGTTCCCCGGCCGCCACCATCCGGCGGAAGTACGCCACCACCGGTTCGGCTCGCGCGGCCTTCGCGCCGGGCCCGGTCGTGCGGGTGAGCACCGAACCGAACAGCATCCCCAGCAGTGACCGGTAGCTGCGCGCCGCGGCCTCTTCGGTCAGGCCCGCATCGAGCAACGCCCGCAGCAGAGCGTCGATCACCCGCAACGCACCGGCCGAGCGCGGGTTCGCGTCCTGCGCCGCCAAGGCCCGGACGACGACCGGATGCCGCACGAAGCTCGCGTACAGGTCTTCGGCGAGCGACCGCAGGCGGTCATCCCAGGGCAACGCCGGATCGGGCAGCGCCACTTCCTCGAAGACCCGCGCGGTCAGCCCGTCCAGCAGGTCACCCTTGTTCTCGACGTGGTTGTACAGCGACATCGCCTCGACGCCGACCGCGGCCGCGACCTTGCGCATCGACAGCGCCGCCATTCCCTGCTCGTCCGCCAGCCGCAAGGCCGCGTCGAGAATTTTCTCCCGGGTCAACGACATACTTACAGTGTACGCATACAGTGTAAGTATGGATGCCGAAACCGTGCTCACCACCACCCGGTCCGTCCGCCGCAAGCTGGACTTCGAGCGGGACGTCCCGCAGGACCTCCTGAACGACTGCCTGCGGATCGCCCAGCAGGCTCCGGCGGCAGGCAGCATGGCCGCACAGTTCCGCTGGCTGCTCGTGCGCGACGCGGACACCAAAGCCAAGATCGCCGCGTACAACCGCGAGACCGCCGAAGCGGCGTGGGCGAAGTACGGCCACCTCGTCGAAGCACGGGCACTGCGGTCAGCCCAGCACCTCGTCCGCAACCTCGAACGCGTACCCGTGCTGGCCATCCCCTGCATGATCGGCCGCCCGCCCGCCGGCGCCTTCTCACAGTCCGCCTACTTCGGCTCCGCCTACCCCGCCATCTGGAGCTTCCAGCTCGCCCTGCGCGACCGCGGCCTCGGCAGCTCCATCTGCGGCTACCACCTCCAAGACCACGAAGCCGACGTCGCCGCCCTGCTCGGGATCCCGGACGACGTCCTGCAGATCAGCCTGCTCGCCGTCGCGCACACCACCCAGCGCGACTTCCGGCCCGCCGCACGGCCGGCCGCGCAGGACATCACCTACCTCGACACCTGGGGCTCACCGGCGTCGCGCCAGGCGTGACGTGACGCCGGGCGGAAATCGGTGCACGCTCCGGACGCAACCCCACGCCGACGAGGTACACGGCCAACGTCCGCAGAAGGGGCAGGCACTGTGCCGCGGTCATGATCCAGCCCGCCGGGCCCGCCTGCTCCCCGGACGCGATCGGGCCGGCCAGGTCGGCGTGCATGATCCGCTGCAGGGCCTGCACCAGCAGCAGCGAGGGCAGCCGGCGCCGCCGGATCCGGGCGAGGTCGGCCCCGCTCACCGCACCCCGCCGCAGCCGCCCGGCCAGCAGGGTCGCGGTCGCGACGGCGTCCTGGACGGCGAGGTTGATGCCCACGCCCCCGACCGGCGACATGGCGTGCGCGGCGTCCCCGATGCACAGCAAGCCCTCGGCATGCCATCGGCGCAGCCGGTTGAGCCGGACATCGAGCAGTTTGACGTCGTCCATCGAGACCAGCTCGCCGACTCGGTCGGCGTACTCCGGGAGGAGTTCGGCCACATCACGCCGGAACGCCTCGATGCCGCGGGCACGCAGCCGGCTGTCGGTGCCCTTGCGCGCGACGTACCCGATCTGGAAGTAGCCCTCCCGGGGGATGACGATCGCGAAACGTCCCCGGCCCGGCCGCCGGGTCAGCTGGCCGATCTGCTCGCCGTCACGACGCGAGAGCCGGAACCACCAGGTGTCGAACGGAACGTCGAACTCGGTCACGCCCAACCCCGCCGCCGCAGGCAGGACCGAATTCCGGCCGTTGCACGCCACCGTGAGGTCGGCCCGGATCTCGCCGTCGACCTCCGCGCCGCCGGGCCCGTGCGTGCGGTAGCGGACCCCGGCGACCCGGCCACGTTCGAGGATGAGCGAGGTCGCCGCGGTCCCCATTTCGAGCCGGAACACCGGTTCCGCCCTCGCGGCGTCGGCGAGCAGATCCAGCAGATCCCACTGGGGAACGATCGCCACGTACGGATGCCGCACTCCCCACCTGCGCAACGCACCGAAATCACCGATCCGCCGGACCCCGCCGGACCCGTCCGGCAGGACGACGTCGGTGATCCGGGTCTGGGGCAACCGCGCGAACCGCTCCCCCAGTCCCAGCTCGTCGAGCAACTGCAAGGTCGCCGGATGCACGGTGTCGCCGCGGAAGTCGTGCAGGAAGTCCTCGTGCTTCTCCAGCACCGTGACCTCGACCCCGGCCCTCGCGAGCAGCAACCCCAGCACCATGCCCGCCGGGCCGCCTCCCACGACGCAACACGTCGTCCGCTCCACCCCGCCCCCCGTTCCCCGCCGATCAGCGGCAAGCCGATCCCGCTCACCACCTTCTACACCTGAGGTGACGGCAGCCTGGAGAACGTCGCGCGAACGAGAGTATTCAGGGCAGCTTTGCCGCACGAACGGCGCCGCACACGCCCGCGCACCGGAACCGGATGTCTTTTCCCACCACGGTCGATCGGTGGGTTAGCCGGATTGTCGAGGGGTAGCCGAACCCGGATCGGACGCCCGAGGCCGTTCGACAGGGTGCGATCGGATACGGAGGTTGCCCATGACCGCATCACCGAGCACAACGGCAGGGCAAGCGAGGCAGGACGAAGTGCAGCGGCAGGGCCGGCGGCTCGGTTGGCTGAGCTTCGGTCTGGGCGTGGCCCAGCTGGCGGCGCCGGACACGGTGCGCCGGATCAGCGGCGTGGACGATTCCGCGAGATCCCGGGCCGTGGTGCCGGTCGTCGGGGCGCGGGAGCTGGTCCACGCGGCCGGGCTGCTGACGAGCCGGCGGAAGGGCGTCTGGGCGTGGACCAGGGTCGCGGGCGACGCGATGGACCTGACCGCGCTGGGGCTGGCCATCGCCCACCGCGGCGGGCGCCGCCGGCGCCGGCTCGTCGGCGTCACCGGCGCCGTCGCCGGGATCACGGTGCTGGACCTGCTGACCGCGGTGCGGGCCAGTCGCGCGAAAAACATCGGCTCCGTGCCGGCGGTGCGGGGCGCACGCAAAGGAGGATCCATGGAGTTGACCGCAACGACAACCATCCGCAAACCCGCGTCGGACGTCTACGCGTTCTGGCGCGACCTCGAGAACCTCCCGTCGTTCATGGCGCACCTCGAGCAGGTGCGCACCACCGGTGACCGCACGAGCCGCTGGTCCGCCAGCGCCCCGTTCGGCAACGACGTCCAGTGGGACGCGGAAATCATCGAAGAGACGCCGGGCGAGAGGATCGCGTGGCGGTCGACCGGAAAAGCCGACGTGCCGAACGCCGGCACGGTCTGGTTCACGCCCGCCCCGGACGGCGTGAGCACCGAGGTGAACGTCGTGCTGGTGTACGAGATCCCCGGCGGCGCGGTCGGCAAGGCCGTCGCCAAGTACTTCGGCGAAGAACCGCACCAGCAGCTCGACGACGACCTGCGCCGGCTCAAGCAGGTCATGGAGACCGGCGAGGTGGTCCGCTCCGACGGCGCCCCGTGGGGCAAGCGGGCGCGCAAGGAGTTCCCGCAGCACCCGGCACAACCGCTGTCGGATGCCGAACTCGAGAAGGGAGCGGACGCATGAGGGCGAACACCTGGGCGGGCCGCAACAAGGTCGAGGTCCGGGACGTGCCGGACCCCAAGATCCTCAACAGCCGTGACGCGATCATCCGGATCACCTCCACCGCGATCTGCGGCTCGGACCTGCACCTGGTCGACGGGTACGTGCCCACCATGCAGGACGGCGACGTGATGGGTCACGAGTTCATGGGCGAAGTGCTCGAGGTCGGCCCGGGCGTCGATCCGGGCCGGCTGCGCGTCGGGGACCGGGTCGTCGTCCCGTTCCCGATCGCCTGCGGCGCGTGCGGCGCCTGCGCCGCCGAGCTGTACTCCTGTTGCGAGAACACCAATCCCAACGCGGGGATCGCGGAGAAGATGTTCGGCCACCCGGTCTGCGGGATCTTCGGCTATTCGCATCTGACCGGTGGCTTCGCGGGCGGTCAGGCGCAGTACGCGCGGGTGCCGTTCGCCGATGTCGGCCCGTTGAAGATCGAGTCGGACCTGACCGACGAACAGGTGCTGTTCCTCTCCGACATCCTGCCCACCGGCTACATGGGCGCCGAGATGTGCGACATCCAGCCCAGCGACGTGGTGGCGGTCTGGGGCGCCGGCCCGGTCGGCCAGTTCGCCATGGACAGCGCCCGGGTACTGGGCGCCGCGAAGGTCATCGCCATCGACAAGGAGCCGTACCGGCTGCGGCTGGCGGAAGAAGCCGGCCACACGCCGGTGAACTTCGAGGAGGTCGACGTCCGGTCCCGGCTGCTGGAACTGACCGGGGGACGCGGGCCGGACAAGTGCATCGACGCGGTCGGGCTGGAGGCCACCCACGGCAGCGCGCACGTCGCCGCCTACGATCGGGTCAAGCAGGCCGTGCGATCGGAGACCGATCGCCCGCACGCGTTGCGCCAGGCGATCATGTCGTGCCGAAGCGGTGGCGTGGTCTCGGTGATCGGCGTGTACGGCGGCCTGCTGGACAAATTCCCCGCAGGTGCCTGGATGAACCGATCGCTGACCCTGCGAACCGGGCAGTGCCACGTGCACCGCTACATGAAGCCACTGCTGGAGCGCATCGAACGCGGAGAGCTCGACCCGACCCGGATCATCACCCACACCCTGCCGCTGGACGAGGCCGAACGCGGCTTCGAGATGTTCAAGAAGAAGCAGGACAACTGCGAGAAGGTCGTCCTCAAGCCCTGACCGGCCACCCGAATCCGGCCACCGCGCGGCGAGCACGGTGGCCGGATCACCGGCCGGCGCGCGGGAAACCCCGGCGAGCGGCGACCTTGGCGACCGGTGACCGCTCAGTCGTCACCGCGGCTTTCGGCTTCCTCGGCGCGCTCGCGGTTGCGCTGCTGCCGCTCCCGCTCGCGCCGGCTGTAGGTCGCCCGGCGGACACGTTCTTCGTCCTCGAGGCTCGAGCCCACCGCCCCGGCGACGATGCCCACGGAGGTCGAGAGCCACACCAGCTTGAGGTAGGAGGCGGGCCCGGCCGGATGGCCGAGGACCTGCCCGAAGTAAGTACCTTCGATCAGGACGATCGACGCCAGCAGCGAGAGCGCGAAGAGGATGGCGTACATGCACGCGACGCCGATCGACAGCGTCAGCGCGGTCGAGGTGTTGTACAGCAGCGCTTTCCGCCGTTCGAGGTGCCCGGACGGCGAATCCCAGAGGCGGTTGTGCACCATCAGCCAGCCCGACATGACCACGATCGCCAGGACCGTGATCCCGGCCAGCCGCAGCGCGGGCAGGGCTTCGGCGAGCTTCCAGAACCGACGTGGTGATGATGCCGTACGCGGCGGTGGCCGCCGCGGCCGCCGTGGCCCCGGCGAGGTTGGGCACCAGCCGCCACGGGCGGTTGTCCCGGATCATCCCCGCGAGCAGCCGCAGGCGGCCGCGCAGACCCACCAGGGCCAGGTGCTCGTCGGCGGCGCCGCGGCCCCGGATGTGCCGCGTCGGCGCCACGAGCTCCCGCAGCCGGTCGAGGATCCCCTGCGGGGGATCGGCCTCCTTCGCCGAGCGGCGCGCGACCAGGTGCCGGACCAGGTGGACGATCAGCCGGGACACCCGGCCGCGCAGCCGCAGGGCACCGAGCGCGGGCAGCGACACCATCGCCACGCCGTGGTCGGCGTTGTAGTCCGACGCGATCGGGACCGTGCCGGCCCGCCGCGGCAGGTCGGTGATCA
Protein-coding sequences here:
- a CDS encoding nitrilase-related carbon-nitrogen hydrolase, yielding MTANKNFKRRVRTRAAKTGQSYTTALRHFRRTPAGEVVAETKQLRLAVAQTVLREDPRDSAGLRDSGRDVRRLMREAHEAGAALVHFPEGVTCSPHKRIMSVDGPDKVGPADWNRFEWNVLRQELAAIAESAGELRLWTVLGSVHRLTPPHRPHNSLYVISDRGEVVTRYDERMLSNTKVTHMYTPGAAPVTFDVDGVRFGLLLGMEVHFPELFIEYERLDVDCVLFSTAGPGRQTDDGTFATQAQAHAATNSYWVSYAGPAQDALSGVPSGVIDPAGRWVARCLEDAQPSLTIVDLAGGPRNFARLWRRTARSGVYDPHFVQDDRRSDDRRVF
- a CDS encoding aminotransferase class I/II-fold pyridoxal phosphate-dependent enzyme, which produces MRASQRARYLIFDRLDERTLRCRPGVKWGASAPDVLPASIADMDFPVAEPILASVRDYLAQGDLGYPHWTDNASPLRAAFAQRMSARYGWFPAPEHVREFTDVTHAVRTALELSTQPGDGVAIHTPAFGPFPEMIRQLGLRMVPIPLFGTPDGWVFDADDFASRAAREGCRVLILVNPHNPTGRVFTRAELAALGEVAERHDLTVISDDLHADLTYAPHRHLPFASLDPALEARTVTMYSASKAYNLAGMRCAVGHVGPSTLREKLAAMPAGPNVNVLGMRASLAAWTEASDWLDTVVGYLDDNRRLIGSLLAERLPEVRYHPPEATYLAWLDCRALGCGDDPAGYFLERARVELAAGTKYNPGGDGFVRLNFGTTTPVLRAILDRMTDSVAVPRRLAS
- a CDS encoding helix-turn-helix domain-containing protein, giving the protein MTDRPLGQYCGLARAFEIIGSRWSVLVVRDLILGPKLFAELHETLPRVSAEILARRLADLVEAGVVRLGAAGAYELTGYGRALEPILLELGLWGARSLGDPSPGDLYSIDIAILALRSTFRPDRARGIRAGFEVRFGELVVGARVDDGVLTVEEGPLPGADLVIESPLLKHLMSGELSPTDALWLGLVEAKGDPSMITTFVRLFSIPAAPERIVS
- a CDS encoding pyridoxal-phosphate dependent enzyme → MIEDWSGIEEPRVVAERMLHGFADLPVLDCGPIAGGRGRLRAIYGMTTTESSFKSILGFGILLLAYEAGLLKPGQTVIESTSGSLGVSLALAGKILGHPIELVTDPNIPAVTRRKIELLGAELHIVSGPHPTGGTQQSRVELLEALLAERPDMHWTDQNNSDLNPAVYRRWLVPSVEPKLDLDWIDAAIFVVGTGGHFAGLAEMLRAKGIPCYVADRVGSATFGLEPGPSVLRGIGNTNCVPKVIGSNLHLVEDVYYSTDEEAAEGVRELAGRGISAGGTSGIALQGARKLVEATGARNILTFFPDRGDLYGDQFLGSSPVARREKAAA
- a CDS encoding TetR/AcrR family transcriptional regulator; this encodes MPVTKGSTIDPERTRTAILHAATEVLYERGLDGIGVAGLCARLGVSKETLYRHFGTKDGLVQAVLEARSDRVIRWLTDAVTAAGDDPADQITALFDALQGWYDEPAFRGCALLNAATQHHTEAVRTITARHLGRYLELLTEIAGRAEVTDPQLLGRQLLILVEGATIVADHHDRALAGEHARQAALALLSAHRS
- a CDS encoding YbfB/YjiJ family MFS transporter, producing the protein MTVTWPAARLALGTASALGLARFAYGLLVPAMRDDLRWTLAEAGAVSTANGLGYLVGAVATAALVRRWGTAAAFRWGMVVTALALAGTAASDVFAVLLAIRAVAGASGAVVFVAGGVIAARAAGRAGSSAPITVYFAGTGLGIVLSGATIPGLADRWQVAWLGLGAVAGLAALACWTAAETGEDRPADARGVARLRPLWRIAVAYFLFAAGYITYITFLSVYLADRHAPVVQVVLTWTVLGAAVMAAPALWSRPITRWPGTRALALVLGALAGGAALALLSGSPAAVIASAIVYGATFMAVPAAVTAHIRTAVPAAGWTATLAAFTTLFATGQTIGPWLGGLLADHASTAAPLAWTAALCAAAAVLAAVPAKPRITSREPSDLDAEIR